The genomic segment TTGTTTGTCACTTGAAAATGAAAGACAGGCTCCATTCCAAAGAGTAAATTTGTCATCCAATCACTGACAACGGCCGCAGACATCACAGAAAGTAAAATTGTGGGAGAAAAATATTTAAAAATTTCTTCCAATGTAAACATTGTACCTGCCAATGGAGCGTTAAAAGCCGCTGCCAGCCCGGCACTTGCCCGCTGGCAATAAGTATTTTTTTCTCCGTCCGCGATCCCGCATATTTATCGCCGATGCCTTGTGCCACACAGGCGCCCAATTGGATGGAAGGGCCTTCACGTCCCAGTGACAGTCCCGCTGACATGGAAACAACTCCACCAAAAAATTTGCTAATGAGCGTACGGAACCAGTTGTAGTGAAAATACCCCATCATTACGCCTTTTACTTGCGGAATGCCGCTACCGCTGATCATCGGAATTTAGAGATAAGCATCCCGGTAACGTATCCGGCTGCCCCGAGCAGAAGCAGGGCAATCGGCAGGAAGGCAACATGGCTGCTTACAAAATCAGATACCTGTAATGAAAAGGATTCCGCCTTGATGAGAGAAAAGCGGTATGCTGCAACAATCATCCCGGCTAACAAGCCGACCACAATGCTTTTTAATAAAATTGGCAGTTTCTTCGATTCGCGATTGATAAGGGCACGATAATTGTTATCCATTTTTACAAATTCCCCAACTGAAAAAATTTTGTTATCTATTTATATTCGCACGTATTTACTTTACTGAATTGTATTTATTTTTATCAAAGCCAAAAGCCAGATAATCATCACAGTTTAAATCTCGGACAAATGGAGATATTTTTTCTTCTTTGCACGAGTAATTGCAACATATAAAATCCATTAGACCGAGTTCTCCGTCGGGTAGAAGTTATTTACCTAAATGAAGACAGCTATAGAATGAAACACCGAAGCACAATTTTCAAAGAGAAAAGTGTTCAAAATTAATTAGCAAACAGTGTTCAAAATTACTTGACGCTTACAATTTTATCCCTTTGTGGTCACAGATAACTTTTCCAAACTTGCCATCTCTTTCAGCAATGATATCTTCCACTTTTCACATTAATATGTCCATTCCTTTTTCTTTGCATTTAAAAAGCACCCTGATTAGAAGATGCTAAAATTCCTTTTTGTTTCTAGTTATGTTCGTCATCTATTATGTAATCATTTTGTCCCATACACAACCCAATATAGATTGATCAACTTCATCCATAATTTCAGGAGATAGCCTGCCAGCCCCCTCCAGAGAAACAGAATACCTGCTCATTTTCCCATATTCAGATAACCCTTTTTACACAATTATAAGAACTTAACTTAAGAGTCACAGACACTGTCGTAACCTCTATTTCATTGATCTAAATTGCACTTCTTGCATGTCTTTAGAGTTCTGATTATAAATTCCTTTTTCTTTACTATTCATTTTATGTCTAAGATTGGGGTCGTTTTTTCTCTTCATAGCTTGTTTTCTTAGTTCAGCTAATTCTGACTTTATTTTTTCTGAAGGAATTGCCATTTTTTTCTCCCTTTCTTATCACACATACCAACACCAATATAGAATGGTAACAGTTTTATAATTAAATTGCGGATTAAGTTACTTACCTAAAATTTATGGAAACTACTCACAGATCGCGAAACAGGCTGCTGGCAACAAACGGCTATATGCTCATTGTGAAATCATCCATCGTTATTTTTGCTTTTCGAGCTTAACCTTTGTAGTCGTCCCCATAGCAGAAGCTTCATAGCTTAATACACCATTTTGGTATGTCATAGTTTTAGTATCATCACTTGAAGCGAGCAAAGCGTGATCAGTTTTACCATGATCATTTTTTGAAACCCATTCATAAGGTTCATCGACAGTTGATGGAGCGATAAAAGATCCAGCCCAATAAAGCGATTTTGTGTCGCCGTTATCAGTAACCCAGTTAATTTCAATCGTATGACTGCTTATTTTAGCGACTTGATAAGAGTCATCAGATTTACTGTTAGTTTGTTTCCATGTGCCCTTCAAGTCAGGTATTTGCTTTTCAGGGCTTTGCTTTCTGTTGAACTTGAAAGAGAATTGTCGCCGTTGCTCGAGCTTGTCTGTGTAGTGCTGCACCCAGTAAATAGAATTGTAAGCAGAACCACACAAAAGGTTATGCCTGCCAGTTTTTTCATCTATGTTGTCCTCCTTTAGCCTTAACTTATCTAACAGCTTTGTATCGATAGTATATGAGCTCAATAAGCTTACATCTGTACAATCAACTTGGCTTTGATTTTGGAAAATTCCTCATCGCTGATGATTCCTGCGTCAAGCATTTGTTTTGCCTTATGAATTTTCTTCAATACAGAGCTGGATGAAGTTTTGCCTCCCTCTGTAACAATCTCTATATCGGGGGATTGAGTAATGTATTTCCCATCATTTTCACATACTTCCGTAATATCTCACCAATCAGCTTCAAAACCAGCATGAGAATATGAGAAGTAAACTTTGTCTAAAGCATCTGTAAGGCGCATCCCCATGGGGAGAAATGTAGCAAATGTGATTTTGCCTGAAACCACGCCTCCAATAAGAGGAATGACCTTTGAAACACTTTTGGCAAAGACTTTTTTCGTCATCTTTGCACCAAATGACTTGGCAATAGATTGAACTATGCGATAGTAAAATTTCTTTGTCATAGCTTGCTGAGGGACTTTCTTTAGTACTTGATCAGCCAAAGAGGATGAAAGTACTCTTACAGCCTGAGATGCACCCGACGCACCCAGCATAACACCACAATACAGGATCAACTGGTATGTGACCTTTTCTGTATCGAGCTTGTCACCAGACCACAAATCCTCTTCACCATATAAGTAGGTGATTTCTTGTGCCAAACAAGTGCAATTCCTTAAAACTGAAACATATCTGCAGGAATTGTAGCCGCCATTGCAATACCACCAGGGAGTCCGGCAACAAAAGATGCACCAGTAGAAAATGCAGTTCTTTTGTGTATAAGCTTATGGGTTTTTTCGCAATTCACTTCTGGGTCATTTTGCTTCAACAGGACCTTTTTCGATGATTAATTGTAAACGTTCAGGCGATACATCCTTAAATTGTTCTCTTAAAAAGAGATCTCTATCTACCTTTATGCCTGGGATTCAGATTGCCGTACTTATAATATTCACCAAGGAAATACCGCTATTGTTTTCGTATTCCATGTTTTCCAATAATGTTTTTTCCCCCCCCTTTTAATTTATTTCTCATAATATGCTGTGTATTTTTTGCGACGGCTTTTGCTTCTTCTAAATTAAGAATCCCTCTACAAATTTTCTGCTTTTCAAACATTCAAAATTTGAATTCTGTTGTCTCTTGAACAGATCAATTGACTTCTCTGAAAATCTTGCTTTTACAATGTTTATCACATTATCAATCTTCAGTTCAATCCCGATCTTTTTTATAAGTTTCTCGGTCTTCTGCTACGAGCATCCCGTCATATGTCTCGGCATCGGGTGCTTCGTTGCTTGACATCAGGTTGACCTGCTTCATCACGGTGTCAAGTGCAGCCTTTGCCTGTTCCGGCGGATAATGATACTTTTTCAGCAGTCGACGGATATGAATCCGCATCATGGCCTGAGCCTGTTCACGGATGTTGAAATCAATGGTAACATTTTTACGGATCGTGTTGGTCAGTTCTTGCGCAATCTTCTTCAGTGTGTCGTCCGTATAGAATTTACGGACAACCTGATCTTTAGAGAGGGCGTAGTAAAAGGCGATTTCATCCCTGTTTAAGCCAAGTTTGGCTTCATCTGCACCCATTTGCCGGATTTCATTAGCCATTCGGATCAGTTCTTCAATGACTTCAGCATTGGTGATCGATTGATTGCGGTACTTGTTCAGCGATCTCCGCAGCTTCTCCGAGAACAATTCGGATTTGACGAGGTTCGTGCGGCCCATGGTTTTGATCTCACCTTCGAGCAGTTTCTTCAACATTTCCCGGGCAAGATTTCTCGTCTTCATCGTCTTGACTTCCTGCAGAAACTGTTCGTCAAGCAGGGAAATTTCCGGCTGCTTCAGGCCCAGGGTATCAAATACGTCGATTACGTCTTCTGAAATGATTGAACGCTCCAGCATCTGGCTGACACGCTGTTCAATCGTTTTCTTCGCCAGATCGCTTGTATCCCGATGCTTGAGTTTTACCAGGCTGGCTTTTACTGCTTTAAAGAAGCCGACTTCCAGGGCAATCGCCTTGCCCTGTTCTGTGGCCGCGCACAGCCCGTGGGCCTTCCCCAGTTCCGTCGCATACTGAATATAGTCCTTCTGGTCCTTATCACCTTTCCCGAGGATAAAATCCATACCACCGGTAATCGCCCGCAGCCGTTTCACCGGTGATTTTTCAAAATAACCGCTGTAATCGAAGCCATGGAACATGCCTTTGACAATCTCGAACTTTTCTTCCATGACCGCAATGGCCGCCGAGGTATCGATCCCGGTATTCTTCCGGTCACTGTCTGTATATTGATTCAATGCTTTTTTCAGGCTTTCAAGGATCCCGATATAATCGACAACGACGCCGCCTTCCTTATCCTTGAACACGCGATTGACGCGGGCAATCGCCTGCATCAGGTTATGTCCCTTCATCGGTTTATCGATGTACATCGTGTTCAGCGAAGGCACATCAAACCCGGTCAGCCACATATCACGGACAATCACGATTTTCAGCGGATCGTTCACATCCTTCATCCGTTTCGCAAGAATGTCGCGGCGCTGCTTGCCGCCGACGTGCTTCTGCAGCCGTTCATTGTCGGCCGCACTGCCCGTCATGACCACTTTGATTTTTCCCTTATCCACATCATCGCTGTGCCAGTCCGGACGCAGCCTGACAATGGCATCGTACAGATCAACGCAGATGCGCCGGCTCATGCAGACGATCATCGCTTTTCCGGCCATTTCTTTTTCTTTGGCTTCGAAGTGCTGGACAATATCTGCCGCCAGCTTCCTGATCCGGTTCGGCGAGCCGACCACGGCTTCGAGACGGGACCATTTTGCCTTGATCCGCTCCCGTTCGACCTCTTCCTGACCCTCGGTGATCTCGTCAAATTCATCATCCAAGCTCTTAAGCACATCATCATTGGCGTCAAGCTTGATAATCCGGTTTTCATAATAAATTTTAACCGTTGCCTTATCCTCTACCGAACGGGTCATATCGTAAATATCTATGTAATTACCGAAAACAGCCGGCGTCGATTTATCTTCAAACTCAATCGGCGTCCCGGTAAAACCGATATAGGAAGCGTTCGGCAGGGCATCACGCATATACTTGGCGTAACCGAACTTCACGTTTCCGGTTTTCAGGTTCGTCTTCGCTTCGAGACCATACTGACTGCGATGGGCTTCATCAGCAATAATAATCACATTACGCCGGTCGGTTAACACCGGCATCCCGCCATCCTCCGGTTTGAACTTCTGAATGGTTGTGAAAATGATTCCGCCGGACACGCGGTCGTTGAGCAGGTCGTAGAGTCCGTTCACCTCGTGCGTATTCTCGCCGGTCTGAGCCTTCTTCTGCTCCTCACTTAACTTGCGGACATTGGCCTGTCTGGGTTCCTGTCTCAGGATCTCCTGAGATTTGGCGAACGTTGTGTAGAGCTGATCATCAAGATCATTACGGTCGGTGATCACGACAATGGTTGGATTATTCAGTTGCCGGACCAGTGCTGCCGCATAGAAGACCATCGTAAAACTTTTCCCGGATCCCTGAGTATGCCAGACGACCCCAATCTTCCGGTTTCCTGTAGCGCTGGTGGCGATCTTTGTCTTCTCAATCGCTTTCTTCACGGCAAAATATTGATGATATGCTGCCAAAATCTTAATCAGCGATTTTTTAGCACCGAGCTTCTTTCCGCTGCGATCGTAATTTTCTGAACTGGACGTCTGAAAAAGAATGAAGTGCGTGATGATATCCAGAAGACGTGACGGGCTCAGCATGCCGCGAAACAGTGTTTCATACTGCGGGACCGACAGCGGTTCCACATGCTGACCATCGGCGCTGCGCCAGTTCATGAACCGTTCCAGATTGGAAGTGATGGTCCCCGCCCTGGCATTGATCCCGTCGGAAATAATGCAGAAGGCATTGTAATTGAACAGATCCTCAATGTCCTTTTTATAGGTCTGAATCTGGTTGTAGGCATTTTCAATTCCAACATTGTCATCGGAAGCGGATTTCAATTCAACGACAACCAGCGGTAAACCGTTGATGAATAAAATCAGATCCGGCCGCCTTTTTTCCAATCCAAGAATGGTAAACTGATTGACGACCAGAAAATCATTCCGTTCAGGTTGCGCGACATCGATAAGATAGACGCGTTTCGTCCGGATCAGGC from the Sporolactobacillus sp. Y61 genome contains:
- a CDS encoding type I restriction endonuclease subunit R, which encodes MSAADNFTEDVLEKACIEICQELGYEYQSGPDIACDGRSPEREDYKGVLLENRLRDALFRINPEIPREALDDAWRQVITFNNPSLAENNHYFHQLLTEGIEVSFKEHGLIRTKRVYLIDVAQPERNDFLVVNQFTILGLEKRRPDLILFINGLPLVVVELKSASDDNVGIENAYNQIQTYKKDIEDLFNYNAFCIISDGINARAGTITSNLERFMNWRSADGQHVEPLSVPQYETLFRGMLSPSRLLDIITHFILFQTSSSENYDRSGKKLGAKKSLIKILAAYHQYFAVKKAIEKTKIATSATGNRKIGVVWHTQGSGKSFTMVFYAAALVRQLNNPTIVVITDRNDLDDQLYTTFAKSQEILRQEPRQANVRKLSEEQKKAQTGENTHEVNGLYDLLNDRVSGGIIFTTIQKFKPEDGGMPVLTDRRNVIIIADEAHRSQYGLEAKTNLKTGNVKFGYAKYMRDALPNASYIGFTGTPIEFEDKSTPAVFGNYIDIYDMTRSVEDKATVKIYYENRIIKLDANDDVLKSLDDEFDEITEGQEEVERERIKAKWSRLEAVVGSPNRIRKLAADIVQHFEAKEKEMAGKAMIVCMSRRICVDLYDAIVRLRPDWHSDDVDKGKIKVVMTGSAADNERLQKHVGGKQRRDILAKRMKDVNDPLKIVIVRDMWLTGFDVPSLNTMYIDKPMKGHNLMQAIARVNRVFKDKEGGVVVDYIGILESLKKALNQYTDSDRKNTGIDTSAAIAVMEEKFEIVKGMFHGFDYSGYFEKSPVKRLRAITGGMDFILGKGDKDQKDYIQYATELGKAHGLCAATEQGKAIALEVGFFKAVKASLVKLKHRDTSDLAKKTIEQRVSQMLERSIISEDVIDVFDTLGLKQPEISLLDEQFLQEVKTMKTRNLAREMLKKLLEGEIKTMGRTNLVKSELFSEKLRRSLNKYRNQSITNAEVIEELIRMANEIRQMGADEAKLGLNRDEIAFYYALSKDQVVRKFYTDDTLKKIAQELTNTIRKNVTIDFNIREQAQAMMRIHIRRLLKKYHYPPEQAKAALDTVMKQVNLMSSNEAPDAETYDGMLVAEDRETYKKDRD
- a CDS encoding SHOCT domain-containing protein; this translates as MKKIHKAKQMLDAGIISDEEFSKIKAKLIVQM